The following proteins are encoded in a genomic region of Nicotiana sylvestris chromosome 4, ASM39365v2, whole genome shotgun sequence:
- the LOC104224356 gene encoding uncharacterized protein, with translation MGNVMGTVLSGFGEILGKLLGHPLDFLAGKACSSVCAPTWDFLCYIEHFCISQLLKSAMVSILLYFVVLFLYLLYKLGICQCICHILCRCTWACFSTCFSVLDCCCTFLCFKLQQLLLTTRRRQKSDIEGVVNISSTCSEEEGEGTFSSRKIDGRRRRRRRSIREHRKEHMRKSLRPKSHRMQVERLKFGHNNEKIRVSRRPNFSQKGMYKGSSHHPRRT, from the exons ATGGGGAATGTCATGGGTACAGTGTTATCAGGCTTTGGGGAAATTCTGGGCAAATTGCTTGGTCATCCACTTGATTTCTTGGCTGGAAAGGCTTGCAG CTCTGTATGTGCCCCAACATGGGATTTTCTATGTTACATAGAGCATTTTTGCATTTCTCAACTGCTGAAATCGGCCATGGTGTCAATCCTATTATATTTCG TTGTCTTATTCCTCTACTTACTTTACAAGTTGGGAATTTGTCAGTGCATTTGTCACATACTGTGTAGATGTACTTGGGCTTGCTTCTCCACTTGTTTCTCAGTCTTAGATTGCTGTTGCACTTTCCTCTGTTTCAAGCTTCAGCAACTTCTTCTTACAACTAGAAGACGTCAAAAATCTGACATTGAAGGAGTAGTGAATATATCTAGCACGTGTAGTGAAGAAGAAGGTGAAGGGACCTTTTCATCTAGAAAAATTGatgggagaagaagaagaagaagaagatcgaTTAGGGAGCATAGGAAAGAGCATATGAGAAAATCTTTGAGGCCAAAGAGTCATCGAATGCAAGTGGAAAGGCTCAAATTTGGGCACAATAATGAGAAAATTCGAGTGAGTAGAAgaccaaatttctcacaaaaagGAATGTACAAGGGTTCATCACATCATCCTAGGAGAACATAG
- the LOC138889907 gene encoding uncharacterized protein, whose protein sequence is MSDIDSSMEETVSIDHNHPLYVGPSNTPSLVVVLVKLVGSENYGLWSRSMRIALLRKKKLGFVTGTYKRDAYEGELLQQWETCNAIVLSWIINNVAPELLGGVVYASDAHLMWDDLRERFNKVNRVRIFQLHREITTLAQGTSSVSIYFSKLKELWHEYDILVTFPNCCEKSKDHAEQLHQQRVIQFLSGLNDSYDQARRQILMKANAPSLNQTYTMIIQDEI, encoded by the coding sequence ATGTCGGACATAGATTCATCCATGGAAGAAACTGTGTCGATAGATCACAATCATCCTCTTTATGTTGGTCCTTCCAACACACCTAGCTTAGTTGTAGTTCTGGTTAAGCTTGTAGGCTCAGAGAACTATGGGTTATGGAGTAGGTCGATGCGGATCGCtcttttgaggaagaagaaactAGGTTTTGTTACTGGAACATACAAAAGGGATGCGTATGAAGGAGAGCTACTGCAACAGTGGGAAACATGTAATGCCATTGTTCTATCATGGATTATAAACAATGTAGCACCTGAATTGTTAGGTGGAGTTGTGTATGCATCAGATGCGCACCTAATGTGGGACGATTTACGCGAAAGGTTCAACAAAGTGAATCGTGTAAGAATTTTTCAATTGCATCGTGAAATTACAACTTTGGCACAAGGAACTAGTTCTGTGTCTATATATTTTTCGAAATTGAAGGAACTTTGGCATGAGTATGATATTTTGGTTACTTTCCCAAATTGTTGTGAAAAATCGAAGGATCATGCAGAGCAATTGCATCAACAGAGAGTTATACAGTTTTTGTCTGGATTGAATGATTCGTATGATCAAGCAAGGAGACAAATTCTCATGAAAGCTAATGCTCCCTCTCTAAACCAGACCTATACAATGATTATTCAAGATGAAATCTAA
- the LOC138889908 gene encoding uncharacterized protein has translation MPKTSTGETPYSLVYGTDAVIHVEVGEPSLRYSNESGPGNDESRLQDLDEVEERRDMAHIRMVAQKQQVERYYNKRSKMQPLKVGDYVLMTKTQASKYPNEGKLGTNWDGPYKIVAGANKGSFQLETIEEKLLQNNWNVAHLKYFHF, from the coding sequence ATGCCAAAAACCAGCACAGGAGAAACGCCATATTCACTGGTCTATGGGACTGATGCAGTTATACACGTCGAGGTCGGGGAACccagtttgagatactccaacgagAGCGGACCAGGCAATGacgaaagtaggctacaagatctggatgaagtcgaagaacgaagagacatggcccacataagaatggtagcccagaaacaacaagtagaaagatactacaataAGAGATCCAAAATGCAACCACTCAAAGTTGGAGACTACGTCCTCATGACTAAAACACAAGCATCAAAATaccctaatgagggaaaattgggaacgaactgggacggaccatacaaaatcgTAGCTGGAGCAAACAAAGGATCATTCCAGTTAGAAACAATAGAGGAAAAGttactccaaaacaactggaatgTCGCCCATCTTAAGTACTTCCACTTCTAA